DNA sequence from the Littorina saxatilis isolate snail1 linkage group LG9, US_GU_Lsax_2.0, whole genome shotgun sequence genome:
TGAGCACCCCCCCTGGTTCTATAGTATGTTCGTATCCGGCGCTCAATAATGTTGCATCACCCAATcacacgaacacagacacatacttTAACAGCGACAGGGTACTTAGCTTTTCAGGGATACACAATGCCCACCAAGGCCTCCTTGTCCTTCCCTCCTCAGAATGCCGCAGCTGTTCTGATTCTGATCCACTAGAAAGATCCCCGACTGCCTAAGCTCGTCGTTCCCAGCTCCATCCTTCAGAGCTGTTCCCCAGATTCCTAGACATGTAGAGCTGACCAAACCCCTTCCTCTTGCCGTCTTCTGGTGGTCCCGCGTACAATCTGTGTGGAACCTTCTTGTCGGAGTGACCCACGTCGCCCTTCATGCGTCACCGTGAACCGCAGTCACCTTTCGACAGCGTTCCCACTGTCCAGTCTTCACGCCTTCACGTAATCATACGTCCCTCCTCCGTTCTCTCCGGCCAACTGCATATAATAAAACAGCAAGTTAATACTGAACAACACCATCCCTAGCTACCTGGCGTGTATCGATGGTTGTGTTAGTGCTCATCGGTAATGCAACCTCTTAGCGCATAATACCGATGGACATCAAGATCGAATATTACACCAGGCAACCATATATGGAAAAGGATAATTATTTAATGCATTAGCTATAAAACGGGGCTTTacaatatatatttatagttcGCTTCAACCTATAAACTTATTGTCTTTATCATGACCATATACGCCATGTGATATGTTACAAATAACTGGACAACGTACACTAAATGTTAGATTGTGGTATCCAactttacattacattacatgaTCACGATTTCATGTAGCAACACTCATATCCCTGCACAGGTATGATTTATCCCCGCATATTATTACACACTATTATATGAAAATATAACACAACATGATCAATACTATAAGTATACTAAAGTTGTCGGGATGTcagccgccatcttggataatATGTGATTTTTCCATGTGAACGAATATTTAATAGTTATATGCAAATAATTACACACATATTATTCCACTGTACGTTCACTATATATCACTTCCAGACTGAGACATGCGTTAATATATATATCCCGAGGCACTCTATACGAATATGTTGTAATGGACCGGTCGATGTCATCCttatcttttccgtgcacattCCCACGGATATAACATGTCTCACATTCACCGTGTCCTACAATATTACAACTATACCAACGtaagcacaaacaaaacaaacattagaCAACGACATCTACCCAGCCACAGCAATACGAAAACAATAGTTCACCCGCCAAGTCAATAACACAAGCTCAACTTACAACCGCCGGTTGATGCGAGTACTCGCGCCCGCCAATACGTCTGCGACCGTACCGTTGTCTCTCACGGGTAGTACTAACCCAAAACCGGGCCTATTTCGTTGACGGGGTGCCAACGTGTATTCGTACACCGCTGACCTAGAACTATATTAATTCCTTTACTTGCTAAATAGCCTATATAGATACGCTATaatataatttatgcattacATTATATTACCTTACTAAATGAGATGTACATTATTTAGACTGCACTACTGTGCCCTTCACATATGAACAAACTTTTGTTTTCTGCAGCTTGACCTAGTTTGTTCACCGCGCGTTACCGGGTGACTATAGCCCGTTCCACGATTCGGACACAACCTTGCAAACATATGCGATGTTACAGGCATAACGCACCTCAAACCAACCCGCATACATTCCACAATAATGTTTGGACTCCAATAATCTGTGCGGCAAATAGCACTAATGTACAAAATCCTGTATTTTTTTACATCATTAAAAATATCCTGGCTTTTTCTACATCTCAAAAACTCGGGTTGTGACAGAGTCAGTCAGCTGCTTTCTGAACCACATGGAGTCGATTTCTTACTGAAACTTGCGGGCTTGTCCCACTGAGCGGCTATCCCATCCGCCATTGTTTTTAGTTGTCATGCTAACGGCACGCGCTCGCGACGAAAACCAGTCTATGGCAGCCAATTTTAATCTTCAAATGGTGGAGAGCAGACGTCAAAAAactcattttgatttaattatttagcatacttgtggtgctttATTGAGCAAACCGGGCCAGGTGCGTCTTATTTAAGGTTCACTAGATTCCCCAAAATCTTCAAATCGGCCGAATTCGACAAAAAACTCTCCAAAATGGCTGCCCGGACACTATATCTTTAAATATATTAATTTTcctttacgcgactttttttttccagTGCGGGCCAGGGAGAATGCGGCCACAGACAACACAGCTACCATGCCTACAGTGCAGACATTGGAAGGACAAGCTGCAGTcaacactcacagtgatacctgggtgaaacaagagatacagacaccagaaaaacagactgcagtcaactcTCACAGCAATACCTGTCTggaacaagagatacagacaccagaaacacaagGTACAGAGTGCCATGTTTGGTTCACAAAGGCTGATCACTTGAAGCACCAAATGGTAATAAACtcagtgaagaaaaaaaaaatgtgttcagtATGTGGTTCTAGTTTTAATTGGTCTTATAACATGAAACGACATATGTTAacccatacaggagagaaaaaacatgcatgcacagagtgtgatgctaggtttatAGAGTCTTGtactttgaagcgacacatgctgactcatacaggagagaaaaaacatgcatgtaaagagtgtgatgctaggtttgcACAGTCTGGTACTTTGAAGGAACACATGTTTActcatacaggagagaaaaaacatgcatgtacagtgTGTAATTCTAGATTTGCACAGTCTTCCACGTTGAAGCAacatatgttaacacatacaggagagaaaaaacattcatgtacagtgtgtgatgctaggtttggACTGTCTTGGACTTTAAAGCAACATATggtgacacatacaggagagagaaaacatgcatgcacagtatgtgatgctaggttcacaaAGTCTTAtcatttgaagcgacacatgttgactcatacaggagagaaaaaacatgcatgtaaagagtgtgatgctaggtttgcACAGACTGGTACTTTGAAGGAACACATGTTGActcatacaggagagaaaaaacatgcatgtaaAGATTGTGATGCTAGGTTTGCACAGTCTGGTACTTTGAAGGAACACATGTTGActcatacaggagagaaaaaacatgcatgtaaagagtgtgatgctaggtttgcACAGTCTGGTACTTTGAAGGAACACATGTTGActcatacaggagagaaaaaacatgcatgtacagtgTGTAATTCTAGATTTGCACAGTCTTCAATGTTGAAGCAACATATGTTAACACAtccaggagagaaaaaacattcatgtactgagtgtgatgctaggtttgcACTGTCTCGTGCTTTAAAGCAACATATggtaacacatacaggagagaaaaaatatgcatgtaaagagtgtgatgctaggtttggCCAGTCTAgtcatttgaagcgacacatgttgactcatacaggagagaaaaaacatgcatgtaaagagtgtgatgctaggtttgcACAGTCTTTTACTTTGAAGGAACACATGTTTACTCATACAGGTGAGAAAAGGCATGCATGTATAGTGTGTAATTCTAGATTTACGCAGTCTTCCTCGTTGAAGCAACATATGTTAATAcacacaggagagaaaaaacattcaTGTACTGAGTGTGGTGCTAGGTTTGCATTGTCTCGTTCTTTAAAGCAACATATggtgacacatacaggagattAAAGGCATGCATGTTCAGAGTGTGATGCAAGGTTCACACAGTCTAGCAGTTTGAGGGGTCAAATGTTGATACATACAGGAGTAAACAAAACCCATtaaaacatgcatgtacacagTGTGATGCTAGATTCGCACAGTCTAGTACTTCGGAACAACACGTGATGActcatacaggagagaaaagcTAGGTTCTTGCAGTCCATTGATCTGAAACGACATATGTTGACACATtcaggagagaacaaacattcATGAGTAACAAGGGGAAGGATAACTCAGACATCAACATAGAGTGTGCTTGGTTTATGTACGTACACATCCATATTATCTAAGCCAGTATAAAACGACTTCAGAAACTGTACAAAATCAAAGCATAAAAATCAACAGAAAAGTATTTCCAGGTCTGTCATTAAGTCAGTGAACACACAAATAATTGCAGAAACATCAATATGTGGTGAATTGCAATCATCCAAAAAAGGAATAGTCATAACTATGTTCAGAGCGATCACAAAGAATGaaaacacatcatgcacatctatGACGCAAATCCAACTTTTTCGTAACTTATGACTTATGACGTCAACTTTGGGAAGTAATTCATACAACAAGATGGCGACTAAATATTGATAATaacgaacattttattttttccctgccAACGGTGTTCTTAGTTATTACTATAACGAAACCGGGTATAACGAATATTGGTTATgacaaacattttattttttccctgtCAGTGGTGTTCTTAGTTATCACTAAAaacaaaccggttataacgaAAATGCAAAGCAGAAACAAAGGTATAACTTTTGCAACTTGAATTTGTTTGTTCTGTTATAGAGTCACGCTGCAGCTAATTTTCCTTATTCAAATGTATCGTTGCTGATCTGTGTTGACCATTTCATTTTGCGTTCATTTATGGGAAGATTATTATTTAACGACACTATTATTTTAATCCAACTGGATTGCTAGTGTCGCGATAGTTAAGCATTTGTAAACACTGTCAAGTTGTACAAATTATTGTTGTGCTTCAGttttagtttgaaaaaagaatccATTTTTCCATAAATATGTAGTTCCAAAAGACAAGGATAATTAAATTCATTACAAATGAATTTATTTGatttgttttcaccagtttctaTTTGTAAATTGCTTGATAGTTTAAGTAAACATctaagtgttgtttttttgtctatTTTCTTTTCCGCCTGCAAAACAAAGCCATTATTTTGTACATCAATTTTTAGACACcaggtcttttgttgttgtttttgttgtttttatttcattgttgCATTCTTGGGTACAAGGTTATGGCCTAATAAACAGATTTGTTGAAGAACAGAattcgatgtgtgtgtgtgtgtgtgtgtgtgtgtgtgtgtgtgtgtgtgtgtgtaattctcAACTTGAATCTCCAGCTTTCCCTAGGCCTGTTGCATgccccatacccccccccccctctctctctctctctctctctctctctctctctctctctctctctctctttcgccatctctctctgtctctctctgtctctgtctctctctcacacactctctccgtgtatctctctctctctctctctctccgagtctctctctctctctctctctctctctctctctctctctctctctctctctctctctctcatgtacgATTATGTATGTACCtcattgaatgttttaatgatatGACAAAAAGATTACTTatgcaacagaaaacaatacttaTTTGCCAACATTTTACCATTTTTACGTTGAAAATGCGAAGAAACCTGTTATAACAAATTTTTTCCTCTTGTCTTCGTTATAACCGATCTAATCAGTTGTAACCGGAGCCCTAGAGAGGGTCCGTATCCTCATTAATTGTTCTCAGGGGGAGGCTGAAGATTGCCGAGGAGAGCAACCTTTACTCTAGCCCTATGTAATGTAGCTGCACAATCAGTCTAGTCTatgcctcgcgttgtgttcaatACATGTGCCTACAATACTAGCCGACCTCGGTATTCAGAGGAAACCCTGTGTGTTTCTTAGTGATCTAGACTGTGTGTTACATAAATATTGTGATATGTGTTTTGGATGTTAGAGTTTGCCACGTACAGTACAGTTTTAACAACACATGTTTACAGGACAACAGTCAAGGAGAGGCAGAAGTTACAATACATGACACGAAAGCAAGCTCACACACTTACGTTCGTTCACCGACACACGCATGTTCACGCTCACCTCTCGTACGTACAGTGATGTTCACCATAACTCATAGGAAACAGTTACAAGGTTTTATTTTACACTATATTACATGAAAAGCAAGTAACAAACCCATCAAACAAAGCACCAAACAATCCTTCAATCAGTCTTACCTAGCGTTTACCCTAACTCCGATTAATAACTAACACCTACGGCTCCTTTCTTATGTATGCCTATCTCGTTCCTGCTGGCTCTGtttcacacacaagacagacacgGCAACAACACGTAGACTCAACACTGAAAGACGGAACGAACATGCAAACGTTCAGCATTTAAAtgcaacgctgagagacaacgatcaagcaaaacacacagcatttattcaacgctgagagacaacgatcaagcaaaacacacagcatttgttcaacgctgagagacaacaaacaagcaaaacacacagcatttgttcaacgctgagagacaacgatcaagcaaaacacacagcatttgttcaacgctgagaaacaacgatcaagcaaaacacacagcatttgttcaacgctgagacaacgatcaagcaaaacacacagcatttgttcaacgctgagagacaacaaacaagcaaaacacacagcatttgttcaacgctgagagacaacgatcaagcaaaacacacagcatttgttcaacgctgagaaacaacgatcaagcaaaacacacagcatttgttcaacgctgagagacaacgatcaagcaaaacacacagcatttgttcaacgctgagagacaacaaacaggcaaaacacacagcatttgttcaacgctgagagacaacaaacaagcaaaacacacagcatttgttcaacgctgagagacaacaaacaagcaagacacacagcatttgttcaacgctgagagacaacaaacaagcaaaacacacagcatttgttcaacgctgagagacaaaacgaactacgaaacagagacatagtacacacttgtgcagcgtgtaagaaagagagagaaaaagacgaggGAAAGAGAGCAAGCACTTATTCAGCGCTGACTGACGAGACTCGCAGAGCCGGCCTCTTTTATAGTCTCTCAAAGACTCGGTACTAATCTTCTGTGATAGCTGTGGGCTGGCTGtaagggaggggatgggggtatCTACAGGAAAGGTGGGGGTGACTAGAAGGAAGGTGGGGTCACTGAATACCTGCAACTCTGAGCTAGTAGGGCTCTCCCGCTACACAGTTATAACGAAAATCGATTATAACGAATCAAAAACGTTTCCCCCTGAGATTCGTTATAAACAGTTTCGACtgtataactataagtggtcgtcTATGAATTTGTTAATGATTGTACAGTATGTTATTTAttacgagaaaactttttatatgtaaaatgttaaatgttaatgtctaatgtaaagcgccatgagactgccatttggtggtgaacagcgctataaaagaatgttttataattaccgtaaaatccctagcataagcccaccccccctgtgcacagatttagggcaaaattggggggtgggcgtttgctagggatagacccctttgcacaaagtaagttttgtgctcaaccgtgtaattgagtgaatacaaaccccgaaagcatgtaagttaggtcgtgtgagtagaagtgaaggaaaaaagaaaaaaaaaggactcAGTTTcaggcaaagaaggccaaccatgagagagagagagagagagagagagagagagagagagagagagagagagagagagagagagagagagacagagagagagagagagacagagagagaaggactggctcttctgaaaacaacacgagcatagtcattcatataaatttataaagtaaaaagaaaatcgccagacctttgcaaggacacacaataacaacacaattccgggaaaaagaaacttgatgaaatgtcgaaatgtcaacaccaatgaagccctttctttctgtacagggaagaaattacacgatcgtctttggaaatgaaacgttaactgaacttggattttgtcttcaaaaggcccaatctttctgagaaagaaaaacccacaaacttaggaaaaaatgagaagagaaactcgaaaaaacatgaacgatgggtgggagtgaggagaggggacaaagaataagaaaaaaggaaagaaacacgaaaaggtaaagaagggggaaaagatgacttttagaacaatctgcacaaatcctagtgaaagtgagcctatagtctctttgaaaaaagcagggtgggtgttt
Encoded proteins:
- the LOC138976759 gene encoding oocyte zinc finger protein XlCOF6-like yields the protein MPTVQTLEGQAAVNTHSDTWVKQEIQTPEKQTAVNSHSNTCLEQEIQTPETQGTECHVWFTKADHLKHQMVINSVKKKKMCSVCGSSFNWSYNMKRHMLTHTGEKKHACTECDARFIESCTLKRHMLTHTGEKKHACKECDARFAQSGTLKEHMFTHTGEKKHACTVCNSRFAQSSTLKQHMLTHTGEKKHSCTVCDARFGLSWTLKQHMVTHTGERKHACTVCDARFTKSYHLKRHMLTHTGEKKHACKECDARFAQTGTLKEHMLTHTGEKKHACKDCDARFAQSGTLKEHMLTHTGEKKHACKECDARFAQSGTLKEHMLTHTGEKKHACTVCNSRFAQSSMLKQHMLTHPGEKKHSCTECDARFALSRALKQHMVTHTGEKKYACKECDARFGQSSHLKRHMLTHTGEKKHACKECDARFAQSFTLKEHMFTHTGEKRHACIVCNSRFTQSSSLKQHMLIHTGEKKHSCTECGARFALSRSLKQHMVTHTGD